Part of the Chitinophagales bacterium genome is shown below.
TGGTAGAAGTTACAAAATGGCAATGAGGCAAAGGATCATTCAATAAATCGGCTGCGATGAATCCGGCAGGATGCGCCATGTCGCAGAGCAGGAATGCACCCACTTCATCTGCTATTTCCCGAAACCGTTTGTAATCATAATCTCTTGAATATGCTGAGGCCCCGCAAATAATCAGTTTAGGCCGTTCCGCTACCGCTTTGCTATGCACATCCTCCATATTGATGCGGCCTGTTGCTTTATCCACACCATAGAAGGTTGCCCTGAAGTACTTACCGGAAAAATTGACAGCAGACCCATGTGTCAGGTGCCCGCCGTGGGAAAGGTCGAGGCCGAGGATGGTATCGCCCGGCTTCAGCACCGCCAGGAATACCGCAGTATTCGCCTGTGCACCGGAATGTGGTTGCACGTTCGCATATGCTGCCCCAAACAATTCCTTCACACGGTCAATGGCGAGCTGTTCCACTTCGTCAACCACTTCACATCCACCATAGTAGCGGCGTCCGGGATATCCTTCCGCATACTTATTGGTGAGGCAACTGCCCATGGCTTCCATCACCTGCATGCTCACGAAGTTTTCGGAAGCAATCAGTTCAATGCCATGGCGCTGCCGTTCAAGTTCCCGGTGCAGCAGCGAAAAAAGTAGATCATCTCGTTTCATATCAGGTATCAGTGAGGGGCCAAAAATAAGCGGAATTGCAGGAATAGTGATGACTGCGTGATTTAAAACGTTGCTGCAGCGCGACAATGGCTGTCAACGATACACTATGTTTGTCCTTGAATGCAACCTGTCCTCCGCAGATGACCATCATCCGCATACAAACAATAATCGATGCACCGGTGCGCCGCTGCTTCAACCTGTCGCGCAGCATTGATGTACACATGGTCTCCACTGCCCGCACGCATGAAAGAGCGATTGCCGGCGTCACGAGCGGACTAATTGGCTTGCATGAAACAGTTACCTGGCGCGCGAAGCATCTGGGGTTCTATCAGCAGCTTACGGTAGCGATCACTGCCATGGAAGAGGATCGTTATTTCAAAGACACGATGGTGAAAGGCATTTTCAAAAGCCTGGAACATGAACATTATTATGATGCAAGCGGCAATACAACCGTAATGACAGATGTATTAAGCTTCGAAGCGCCTTTCGGCCTGTTAGGCATCATGGCAGAAAAATTATTACTGCACCGGCATATGAAACGATTCCTGACCGCCAGAAACAACGTGATTAAAAAACTGGCTGAATCTGATGCGTGGAGAAAATATATCGACGCATAATATTTAGACTGCGTCATTAGAAAAATCCTGTCAGTATGATTGAAGCGTAATTGCTTCCACACTGGTTAATCATGGCATGATGAAAAGGCTAGTTGTTTAAATTATACTCTTCCCATACAATTTTACTTTCTGAATTTCCTTTATTTGTATACCGATTGATACACTTATCACCTGGTATCTTAACCAGGAAAATCTTGTATGGAAATCTTTGCATCGTAGCAGCAAATACATAGCAACATTACTCATTACGTCAAACGCTGCGCCTTAACCTTAGAAGTCTTTTTTTATATTTCGATTGAGAAGGAAATGCATGGTGAACAGTTAACCAATGAAACCTTCTGTGCACTCAATAAGAAAAAAGGACCCATGTTTAAGTGTACATGACAAGAAAGTAGTGATAAAGGAGTGGAAGAATCAACGCTAACGGGCAACAACTTTTCAAATACTGCATAGTCAGCATTTTTTAACCTGCAAGCAGATCATATGCAGCCTCTTTCTTTTCCCAATTGAAAGTGCATCTGCTATCTTTGCGCGCCATGAGCCCGTTGAAAATCCATAACAGTTTAAGCCGTTCGAAGGAAGTGTTTACCGCCATCCATCCTCCTTATGTGGGTATGTACGTGTGCGGACCCACCGTAAGCGGCGAAACACATCTCGGGCATTCCCGCGCTTATGTAACGTTTGATATCCTCTACCGCTTTCTCCTGCATGAAGGATACAAGGTCCGTTATGTGCGGAATATTACCGATGCCGGCCATTTTGAAGAAGAGGACCGCGCCGCGGAGGATAAGGT
Proteins encoded:
- a CDS encoding serine hydroxymethyltransferase, with the protein product MKRDDLLFSLLHRELERQRHGIELIASENFVSMQVMEAMGSCLTNKYAEGYPGRRYYGGCEVVDEVEQLAIDRVKELFGAAYANVQPHSGAQANTAVFLAVLKPGDTILGLDLSHGGHLTHGSAVNFSGKYFRATFYGVDKATGRINMEDVHSKAVAERPKLIICGASAYSRDYDYKRFREIADEVGAFLLCDMAHPAGFIAADLLNDPLPHCHFVTSTTHKTLRGPRGGIILMGKDFENPFGLKTPKGEIRMMSSLLDGAVFPGTQGGPLEHVIAAKAVAFGEALTDDFKTYTRQVQKNAQALAKAFTDRGYKLVSDGTDNHLMLIDLRNKNISGKKAEHVLVRAEITLNKNMVPFDDKSAFVTSGIRVGAAAITSRGMQEQHMTQIVEWMDHIIMDPDHESLISKTRREVHDFMQQFPLYA
- a CDS encoding SRPBCC family protein, translating into MTIIRIQTIIDAPVRRCFNLSRSIDVHMVSTARTHERAIAGVTSGLIGLHETVTWRAKHLGFYQQLTVAITAMEEDRYFKDTMVKGIFKSLEHEHYYDASGNTTVMTDVLSFEAPFGLLGIMAEKLLLHRHMKRFLTARNNVIKKLAESDAWRKYIDA